The genomic region tttaatgttcaaccCATTCTTACTGAGTCatcagtaaaaaagaaaaacacttatcTGTAGGCTATGTTACCTTGGTGAAaagtttaaatcagcagaattcgCAACAGcgatgttcaaaacatcacagaaatctaattatttaaagctgaattttgtaatttctgtgccacctaacggaattgcaaaaataaacaatgttttaaaacagttttctgaatacgccccccatctgccattggtcaaacaaagagaaagTCCCGCCCCCCACTCCATCACTCACTAGAAACAGAGTAATTTTCAAAGCaccacagaaagacagtgcttacagtttctGAGAAAATGAACCcatgaatggcttatttatatttgtctctgcatattaatctagGATAAGAAAGTGtcttaacacagaaaaagttacatcagtTTTAAGTTTGCAAGGCAGAAAAACTAATTTACAAGATCAACAAAAGGAACATTTACTTTCAGTGCGGCACTGGGCAAGTGACAGCTACCCAACAGGGCATGTGACAGTCCCGTCAACTGGCCCAAAATTCTCTCACACTGGCCCGGGCCAGCAGTCCATCTTTTTTGTTGAGTCCTGTCCTGctctttattccaagtcttttgaagccaatATGCTTTGTGAGGAACAGGTTCAGGGTTTTTCAAATCTCAGTGCTAATTTTCTGTTAACTTTGAGAAACTGTTGTGACATCAGCAGTTTCTAAACACTCAAACTATTCTGTCTGACACCACCAATCGCTTCTTCCCCTTCTAATGTTTGGTTTAAGCCCTTTGACCCTGTCTACATGCTTTATGCACTGAGTTGCTTCTTCATAATTGGCATATTAGATGTATATGTGTGTCTAAAAACAATTACTACATAAAGTGGCCACTAAGTGTTTCTTCCTAAAGGTGCGGTCACGCTAAGTTTTTAAGCATGCACAATTACTTCAGCCCTCACACTGAATATGGGCAACAGGATATATTAAATCACGCTCTATGGCTTTTGTTTCTAATAaagaatttattataaataacaaataataattaaattaaaatgtaatatctacTTCACTTTCCTGCAACACTGAAATCATACAGCTTTGAAGTCTGTAGTCTTTGtatttgagccaagaggtcaatcTATGATCCTCTATTGGTCAGTCATCTTTTCACTGTACAAATTCACAGGTCAGACTTCACCAAACTTTGGAACACAGTGAAAGgtgaaagttaaagggatagttcacccaaaaatgaaaattctttcatcatttactcaccctcatgccatcccagatgtgtatgactttttttcttctgctgaacacaaatgaagattttataaGATTattatacaatgaaagtcaacagGGTCAAAAACTATGAAGCtcaaaaagcccataaaggcagcataaaagtaatccatatgactccagtggtaaaatccatatcttcagaagtgatatgacaggtgtgagaaatagatcaatatttaagtccttttctttttttactttaaatccctgtgattcacattcttcatgcatatcgctccctactgggcagggaggagactgTATAGcaacaaaggacttaaatattgatctgtttctcacccacatctatcatatctcttctgaagacatggattacaccactagagttgtatgaattacttttatgctgcctttatgtgctttttgggcttcaaagttttgagccctgttgacttgcattgtctggacctatggagctgaaatattcttctaaaaatcttttgtgttctgcagaagaaagaaagtcatacacaactgggatggcatgagggtgagtaaatgatgagagaattttcagttttgggtgaactatgcctttaacttATACTTGCATGTATTTGCGATTCCGCTCTCCCACATTTGTAtgcattcaatatatatataattgatggAAAACAAAATCTAGTGTGATGGcacatttgtattttgttttgtttgtcatttAAGAACCAAATTTCATCCACATGGCCCACATACCAGAGGGAGAAAGTAACACAGAGGGAGACGACGATAAGATTTACCTATTCTTCAGTGAGACAGCAGTGGAATATGACTCTTACACCAAGGTGGACGTTTCTCGGGTGGCCCGTGTATGCAAGGTAAACACACTTAGAGTCGTATGAAGGGAGATGATCTTTTATCAGACATAGAGTTTGAGAAAACCAGCAAGATCGCTTAATAACTGGCattctttcttaaagggatagttcacccaaaaatgacaattctctcatcatttactcaccctcatgccatcccagttgtgtatgactttctttgttcagcagaacacaatttaagatttttagaagaatatctcagctctgtaggtccatacaatacaagaatggtgatcagacatttgtagctccaaaaatcagataaaggaaacatagaagtaatccataagtctccagtggttaaatgcatatcttcagaagcgatataatatgtATGGGTGAGtccttaagtccttttttttactctaaatcaacactctcactttcacatctgaaattgaaagtggaaatttagagtaaaaatggacttaaatattgttctgtttctcacccacacctgttatatcacttctgaagatatggatttaaccactggagacttatggattactttcatgtttcctttatgtgatttttggagctacaaaggtctgatcaccattcacttgcactgtacggacctacagatatgagatatttttccaaaaatctttgtttgtgttctgctgaacaaagaaagtcacacatctgggattgcatgagggtgattaaattaaatttaaagatGTGAACATGCTAAGTGGTTCCTGTCTATGCCATATAGTCCCCACAATGAGAAATCATCTTGTCCTTGACAGGGAGACTTGGGTGGACTAAGGACACTGCAGAGGAAGTGGACATCATTCCTGAAAGCGAGGCTCGACTGTCCCGTTCCAAACACCATCTTGCCTCTTCTGGTTCAGGATGTGTTCCACTGGTGCCCTGGCAACTGGACCACCTGTGTTTTTTACGCTGTCTTTACCCCACAAGCGTGAGTTTGAGTCTTGAGCTCTTTTACTCCATCGGCAGCTCATTTTCAAGTATGCATTTTCATAAGTGAAActcaaacaataaatgtataaAGGGCCAATCACACTGAAAGCATTTTTGTGTCTGTCTACactcataatgcgccacacattctcagtcaGGACTGTTATATGCTGTTCTGTTATAtgtgttgcgctgtgtctagctttttttagcccttttttattttgtttttggtctgAACGTCCCCTAAGTGTATCAGTTTAAATTTTCACACTCGATCAGCAAATCAATGTCCAAATATAAGGTACCACAGTCTTTAGATTGATCAAGCTAAGCAGTATACTAAATCTTGCAAATTCCGATTAtttgcataaagtctggtccactttgcagctgattctggccaagaactggcAACTTGTGGACGGTCCATCTGACCCCcatgtaaagcgaccaaccaTAAATGGCTTTTTTATGTGACATTTAGTGGCGGGAAAATTTTACATTTCTGATACCACAAAATAGAATGATGTACAACAAGGTTAtagctcattcaaataatatCACAGCAGTCATTTGTAAAAGGTCGTACAGACAACACAGAAGAAATCTGTATACGATTTGTTTAGACTTTGCGATCTGAATTTCCATTCGTCCaaaagtaatacaaaaaaaaCCCAGATTATTTCATGTACATAACTCTGTACATAACATTTTTGCTCAAGGACATCCTGTTTACTTGCTGTTAACTGTCTTAAACTTACTATATTTTCTAAGACTTAATTCCACATGAACTCAAATCCAGCAAGTCTTTGGAAGCGTCAAATTTAGCAACCTGATACCTTGTAAACATGACATTGTTTCGAGGCAGACTGCTAAAATTCGGTGCACCCTGACTCCTCGAAGTTGCGTAAGAGCCAGACAAACATATTGAAACTTGTTTGGAACATTTTTACGTACAATTTGCATCTTTAAACAGTCTGTGGGCATGCTGCCTGAGGCTGACACTAATATAATGTCAACTAGTTCCCACACCTCTTGACCCCgacctaatatacagtatgtatgtaattGATGTGGTGTGTTTGACTAACAGGGACTCCTCGCAACACTCTGCAGTATGTGCGTACAGAATTGAAGACATCAGATCGGTGTTCTCGAAGGGAAAATTCAAGGCCcctgttaccgtggagacgtcgTTTTTGAAGTGGGTGATGTACACAGGTGAACTGCCTGATCCACGACCTGGAGCAGTGAGTCTTTCATTCATTTGCCGAAACTCATTCAATAACACTGCTAATCAATCAAACTTTCACTCACTGTGTTTCTTCTCTTGTAATAGTGCATTGATAATTACGCCAGAGAAAAGAGCATCACCAAGTCTCTGGATCTGCCAGACAAAACGTTGCAGTTTATTAAAGACAAGCCTCTGATGGACCAGCCAGTCTTTCCCATTGGAGTACGCCCCTTGCTGGTGAAGAGAGGTGCTGCTTTCACTAGGATTGTGGTGGCCACAGCGACTGCCGTGGACGGGAGCAGCCATCAGGTCATGTTCATCGGCACAAGTAAAGATCCCTCGTGAATATGTATCTTGAGTTTAATTTTACCAGGGATGAACCCTGTTTGACTGTTTTTCGCATTGAAGTCAAAAGTGGAGTGTTGTCTGTTAGCTTTAAAGCCTTATATGCTAGTGTGCTACTAAAAgttaacaaaattaattttagtatAGTTTTGCTCTTCTAGGTGAAAATGGACTAAAAATATAAATGGCTAATCTTGCATTTTAAAATGCGGATCTACATTTTCGTGTGAAAATGATTCACATCTCTTTACAATGACAATGCTTAATACCAATtgcctctgactagcaatagaaagtagaaaatcatggttcatggttgTGATATAAATTAAAGGCTATTTTAAAAAATGGACAAGCCCTTCCCAACCAAACTTACTGTTTCAATTTGAAATACGTCAACCCATTTAATTGTGTCTTTAACTTTTTCAGCTTTGTAAGCATTTTTAACTGAAATGTGTTTTATctatgttttatgattgtgttgTGTATCAGCGAGTGGTTCAGTGCTGAAAGCTGTGAATTATGATGGCGAGATGGTCATTATGGAAGAGATTCAACTGTTTGAGCCCTCAGAGCCCATCAAGATCTTACGACTTTCCAACATCAAGGTAACAAACAGGCCTGTTTTAGTACATAGAGATAAAAGCATGGTGATAAAAATGAAAAGGCAATGAATTTGCAATAGTAAAAtgtcttgaatgcactgtaagtgaaAGTGCCTGCGAAATACATTTATGTGTATTTTCTGCATGTGTCACTGTGCTGTATTAGAGGAGTATTTTGGGTTGAAATATAATACGTTCAGCTGAGGCATGAATAAAAATGTTCTGCACTTTGCAGTAATCGCAGCATATAATGTCCAAAGGCATTAAGATGAAAATAACTAGTAATATTTCTTTAATGCGATAGTTACggtatgtgtgtgtaatgttttcTCAGCAACAGCTGTACGTGGGTTCGGAGGTAGGCGTGGTGCAGATGTCTATTAATGAATGTGGGAGGTACCACAGCTGTCTGGACTGCGTTCTGGCCAGGGATCCGTATTGTGGCTGGGACCTCAATGATAAGCACTGTGCTACAATAAACAGCACACACAGAGCCAGGTAatggaaaaacaaattatattattatgtgatAAAACCAGTTAGTTTGTGAAGTCCTTGACCCCGTCAAGAACATATCTGGGTAACCctaaaacaatgtcagaaattaacttttacattaggGGCAATATTTGATTTTCAGTGTAATCTGCATCTCATCTGTTTATGTCGAATACTTCACTTTAATCAATTCAATAAAAACAAATCCTCAAAACTGAGAATTTATTACCTTTTACCCTTAAAATGAAGTCAACATCAACTTATATTTCatgccataatatgtataactaggactataatgGAGTATaaaactatatcagatgttacaaataaaaaaacagaagaattcattgcaggggcatttttacccacacattttgactttttttttttcactttcggTGTCATTATGTTCTGAACCTGcccaagaataaaaatacaaaaattatatttgaaacCTAAAATGACAATGAAAAATTAACCTTAAATATAGCTGTTTAGCCGTGATGTCAGTTTGTAGGCGAACCTGGAAGGcaaattcaccatgggttccctctggaatttcctatgggtttttgtgATGAcatttttggatttatgagtaaaataaggtctgtgccTGATTTAGTTTACATTAAGATACTtctatgttttgttctacaacataaattacacatttgcATATCTCAAAATTTTGAATCatcctgtttctttttttaaaatgtatgttgctTCAGTGCAGCTTCAAAATTGACGTTTGTGTATAACTGTGTATAATTTATGATGtagaacaaaaaacatccacgTGTCTTCAAGTAATTTTTACCACAGACCTAGTTTTACTCaaaaatccaaaactgccattaggAAATGGGAAAATCTAGAGTGAACCCATAGCGAattctcttttgtttgttttttgttttgttttttggactaCCTagacaacctgaacagctctattacatttatctattttTGTGGGCATTAGAAAAATAATAACCACTAAgttaacccctctgtacaattgtagtgagcagaatagcatctcagaatgcacaaccttgaggcggatgggcttcaacagcaaaagaccacgttgggttccacttcttcAACCAAGAACATAAAGCTGAGTCTGCAGTGGGCCTTCCATCTGTGTtcctcagcagaaattgagattcatcagaccaggtgatgtttttccagtctttaactgtcctcagtttcctgttcttggctgaccgaagtggaacccgacgtggtcttctgctgctgtagcccatccgcctcaaggttcgacatgttgtgcattctgagatgctattccgctcactacaattgtacagaagggttatccgagttaccgtagcctttctgtcagcttgaaccagtctggccattctccgcagGTGTATCCATTtgcagaactaccgctcactggatgtttttttagagactgttgtgcgtgaaaatcccaggagattagcagttacagaaactcaaaccagcacgtctggcaccaacaatcatgacatggtcgaaatcactgagatcaaatttttaccccattctgatggttgatgtgaacattaactgaggctcctgacctgtatctgcatgattttatgtataaCACTGCTggcacacgattgactgattagataatcgcatgactaagaaggtgtacaggtgtacctaataaagtggtcagtgagtatatatacagtttatacattatataatattttgattttggggtgaaatgtgacctggatatttttttttctttctacacCATTGCTAAAACTAATATTAGCATATTTCTCATACATATGTATCATTTTTCTTCCACAGCACTATGGTTCAAAGTTTGAGAGAGGGAAACCCCAGTCAGTGTTCACCATTAGGTTTGTAATACATCCTAGTGTATTGACAATGTATGTCCTTGTAAACAAATCAAAAGTTACAGCTAGACCCAAACCTTGTGTTCCAGGTGACAGTAAGCCAGTGAACATCTCCTTTTTCCCCGGCAATACCGTGAAACTGTGGTGCCAGCCGTATTCCAACCTAGCACAGGTGCACTGGCAGGTAAACGGACGACCAGTCAACACCTCAAACACCTTCCAGATCCTCCCTGACAGCTTGATGATCTTCAACGCCTCTGGAGACGCCAATGGCCACTACACCTGCAATTCCATCGAGACCATCTCCCAGCGGAAATACGAAACCCAGCATGCAGCATATGATCTGAGACTGTGGTCAGGATCTGGGACTACCGCATCACTACATGAAGTTCATGAAAAACAGCACACCCTAGTGGTCATAGTGGTATTATTAACGCTAATGTTGGCTATGCTACTAACATGGAACCTCTGGAAGGGCCATTTACCTTTGCTGTGCTGTCGTAGAAAGGTTAAGGACGCGATTAACAATTGCGAAGAGAATATCGCTGCTAACCAGGCTTCAGATCATAAAATAGCATCAGCAAGCAACTTGAACAGCAATAATAACCATGCTAACGACCAGCGGTGTTCAGACtccagagaaacagacagactcTCAACCATTGTTGGTTCCTCTGGTCATGTATCACTGAGACATATATATGATGAATCTGAAATTTGAAATTATCTTTATATGCAAACCTTACCTTGGACTCACTAATGCAGCTAATGTAAATAATTAGCAATTCATAAGCACCAAACCCAATGGAGCTGGCTTCTATTTTGCAGCTACAAACTCTCACTAATCTTGTTCTGGTTCATTTTGTGTCCTTGATGAATCGATATCTTCACTCCCAAAGCCAAGTTTCAACCATCGTTCATCAACAGTGACCCCTATGAACAAAGGAAACGATACTGAGGTGCTAAAAAAATCGCTTTGCACAGCCAGACATTATCATTTTAATCTTTTATagaattttaaacattttcatgttgccagacttttgacttgtgGCAAAAGGCCTGGTCCACAATGCTACTTATTCTAAGCCTTGCCAAGTACCGCCTGCTTAAACAGGAAGTGTCATTTTGCGATATGTATGGGTGTACCATCTGAGGCTAAAAGATATTAATTCCGTCTCTGAAAATTTCTATTGTTCAACAGGTTTTATTTTAGCTTGAGAACATCCATTTGGGCCAAAGTGAGTTTTACGTTTTTCTTGTTGAAACCTGCTGCGGTTGCAGCCTCTGAGCCAAGTATGTTGCCTTCAAAGGCAATCCTACATGGACAAGAATGAACTTCACGTATTTACAAGATGCCAAGACAAGTGTCAAATGACTGCATCTTGAAGTTAACGTTTAATGCAGCTTATTTTACATACTGGATTTTTTTCAGGAATGTGTTGTTTAAGACAGCTAACAGACAGCTAATTTTAACAACAGAACTTAGGTACATGCCGTATTTTATTTGACACAAATGAGAAGAGGCTGTGAGAGATTTACATATAATCTGTTTAATAGGGTTCAAGAAGTCCTACATCATGTCTGGACAACCCATGTTTTCCAGATTTTTTTATTACCTGTACATTTTTTtgcaaagacatttttttaatgttgcatTCTCCCTGATAGCACACACGTACATCATCCAGATGTCTATTTAATtggtgtgtttacatctggaagatgtattcttttatgttgtttgctcaaCTGCAATACGTCTATGAGATGCATGTCAAAAAGACATTCAGTAgatatctttgagatgtttatgatttagattgtttataaattg from Myxocyprinus asiaticus isolate MX2 ecotype Aquarium Trade chromosome 5, UBuf_Myxa_2, whole genome shotgun sequence harbors:
- the LOC127441545 gene encoding semaphorin-4E-like isoform X3, producing the protein MRENWPVTSQQQQECSNKGKDAMNDCKNYIRILHKREDGRMYVCGTKAFNPTCKYMSYADGRLILENRTEDGKGKCPFDPFQRYTSELVDGALYSATSMNFRGSEPVMMRHSEETIRTEIKSTWLNEPNFIHMAHIPEGESNTEGDDDKIYLFFSETAVEYDSYTKVDVSRVARVCKGDLGGLRTLQRKWTSFLKARLDCPVPNTILPLLVQDVFHWCPGNWTTCVFYAVFTPQADSSQHSAVCAYRIEDIRSVFSKGKFKAPVTVETSFLKWVMYTGELPDPRPGACIDNYAREKSITKSLDLPDKTLQFIKDKPLMDQPVFPIGVRPLLVKRGAAFTRIVVATATAVDGSSHQVMFIGTTSGSVLKAVNYDGEMVIMEEIQLFEPSEPIKILRLSNIKQQLYVGSEVGVVQMSINECGRYHSCLDCVLARDPYCGWDLNDKHCATINSTHRASTMVQSLREGNPSQCSPLGDSKPVNISFFPGNTVKLWCQPYSNLAQVHWQVNGRPVNTSNTFQILPDSLMIFNASGDANGHYTCNSIETISQRKYETQHAAYDLRLWSGSGTTASLHEVHEKQHTLVVIVVLLTLMLAMLLTWNLWKGHLPLLCCRRKVKDAINNCEENIAANQASDHKIASASNLNSNNNHANDQRCSDSRETDRLSTIVGSSGHVSLRHIYDESEI
- the LOC127441545 gene encoding semaphorin-4E-like isoform X2, whose protein sequence is MCPLAVLCVLYLWGPETLTWGQGSVPNSIPRKTVPITSNGGRLFREEGVWNYTTMLLREDLNMLILGAREAIFALDLNDITAKKGMENWPVTSQQQQECSNKGKDAMNDCKNYIRILHKREDGRMYVCGTKAFNPTCKYMSYADGRLILENRTEDGKGKCPFDPFQRYTSELVDGALYSATSMNFRGSEPVMMRHSEETIRTEIKSTWLNEPNFIHMAHIPEGESNTEGDDDKIYLFFSETAVEYDSYTKVDVSRVARVCKGDLGGLRTLQRKWTSFLKARLDCPVPNTILPLLVQDVFHWCPGNWTTCVFYAVFTPQADSSQHSAVCAYRIEDIRSVFSKGKFKAPVTVETSFLKWVMYTGELPDPRPGACIDNYAREKSITKSLDLPDKTLQFIKDKPLMDQPVFPIGVRPLLVKRGAAFTRIVVATATAVDGSSHQVMFIGTTSGSVLKAVNYDGEMVIMEEIQLFEPSEPIKILRLSNIKLYVGSEVGVVQMSINECGRYHSCLDCVLARDPYCGWDLNDKHCATINSTHRASTMVQSLREGNPSQCSPLGDSKPVNISFFPGNTVKLWCQPYSNLAQVHWQVNGRPVNTSNTFQILPDSLMIFNASGDANGHYTCNSIETISQRKYETQHAAYDLRLWSGSGTTASLHEVHEKQHTLVVIVVLLTLMLAMLLTWNLWKGHLPLLCCRRKVKDAINNCEENIAANQASDHKIASASNLNSNNNHANDQRCSDSRETDRLSTIVGSSGHVSLRHIYDESEI
- the LOC127441545 gene encoding semaphorin-4E-like isoform X1, with protein sequence MCPLAVLCVLYLWGPETLTWGQGSVPNSIPRKTVPITSNGGRLFREEGVWNYTTMLLREDLNMLILGAREAIFALDLNDITAKKGMENWPVTSQQQQECSNKGKDAMNDCKNYIRILHKREDGRMYVCGTKAFNPTCKYMSYADGRLILENRTEDGKGKCPFDPFQRYTSELVDGALYSATSMNFRGSEPVMMRHSEETIRTEIKSTWLNEPNFIHMAHIPEGESNTEGDDDKIYLFFSETAVEYDSYTKVDVSRVARVCKGDLGGLRTLQRKWTSFLKARLDCPVPNTILPLLVQDVFHWCPGNWTTCVFYAVFTPQADSSQHSAVCAYRIEDIRSVFSKGKFKAPVTVETSFLKWVMYTGELPDPRPGACIDNYAREKSITKSLDLPDKTLQFIKDKPLMDQPVFPIGVRPLLVKRGAAFTRIVVATATAVDGSSHQVMFIGTTSGSVLKAVNYDGEMVIMEEIQLFEPSEPIKILRLSNIKQQLYVGSEVGVVQMSINECGRYHSCLDCVLARDPYCGWDLNDKHCATINSTHRASTMVQSLREGNPSQCSPLGDSKPVNISFFPGNTVKLWCQPYSNLAQVHWQVNGRPVNTSNTFQILPDSLMIFNASGDANGHYTCNSIETISQRKYETQHAAYDLRLWSGSGTTASLHEVHEKQHTLVVIVVLLTLMLAMLLTWNLWKGHLPLLCCRRKVKDAINNCEENIAANQASDHKIASASNLNSNNNHANDQRCSDSRETDRLSTIVGSSGHVSLRHIYDESEI